A region from the Sandaracinus amylolyticus genome encodes:
- a CDS encoding MFS transporter: MPIWLSRLLPIAILLAVITIVVARLPKVDLGHSKAFTTRRFLNWFPLGLTYAFLYMARYNLAAAKNDLGDLITNEDFGTIKAAGTVVYGVSFLINGPLTDRIGGRATMLLAALGAALANFAMGGLLLSGTRDHVVELFMLLYAANMYFQSFGAVSIVKVNAAWFHLRERGTFGGIFGILISLGLYFAFDWCAFIADAAPTEWVFFVPASVLLVFFVIDWFLVRDTPGQAGQADFETGDATWGDDAAQAPGIRGTVAGVVKVGRMMLSQPVILIIAAIEFCSGFLRSALMDWYALFTRQTHVSGDFVADNWGMMQCIAGILGGVVAGVISDRVFGSRRGPVASILYGVMLGGAIVMTFSLETTPLLSGVVVVMMLAIIGVHGMLSGAASMDFGGKKNVGVVVGIIDGLVYLGQGVQYMTLGHALPSEAPANEVPSNWIAWPIWMIPVSLLGLALATRVWNARPKGAAAGH, from the coding sequence ATGCCGATCTGGCTCAGCCGTCTCCTCCCGATCGCGATCCTCCTCGCGGTCATCACGATCGTCGTCGCGCGCCTCCCGAAGGTCGACCTCGGGCACAGCAAGGCGTTCACGACGCGCCGCTTCCTCAACTGGTTCCCGCTCGGGCTCACCTACGCGTTCCTCTACATGGCCCGCTACAACCTGGCGGCCGCGAAGAACGACCTCGGTGACCTGATCACGAACGAGGACTTCGGCACGATCAAAGCGGCGGGCACCGTCGTCTACGGCGTCTCGTTCCTGATCAACGGGCCGCTCACCGATCGCATCGGCGGGCGCGCGACGATGCTCCTCGCCGCGCTCGGCGCCGCGCTCGCGAACTTCGCGATGGGCGGCCTGCTCCTCAGCGGCACGCGCGATCACGTCGTCGAGCTCTTCATGCTGCTCTACGCGGCGAACATGTACTTCCAGAGCTTCGGCGCGGTCTCGATCGTCAAGGTCAACGCGGCGTGGTTCCACCTGCGCGAGCGCGGCACGTTCGGCGGCATCTTCGGGATCCTGATCTCGCTCGGCCTCTACTTCGCGTTCGACTGGTGCGCGTTCATCGCGGACGCGGCGCCGACCGAGTGGGTCTTCTTCGTGCCCGCCTCGGTGCTGCTCGTGTTCTTCGTGATCGACTGGTTCCTCGTGCGCGACACGCCGGGCCAGGCGGGCCAGGCCGACTTCGAGACCGGCGACGCGACGTGGGGCGACGACGCGGCGCAGGCGCCGGGCATCCGCGGAACCGTCGCGGGCGTGGTCAAGGTCGGCCGCATGATGCTCTCGCAGCCGGTGATCCTGATCATCGCCGCGATCGAGTTCTGCAGCGGGTTCCTGCGCTCGGCGCTGATGGACTGGTACGCGCTCTTCACGCGTCAGACCCACGTCAGCGGCGACTTCGTCGCCGACAACTGGGGGATGATGCAGTGCATCGCCGGCATCCTCGGCGGTGTCGTCGCGGGCGTGATCAGCGATCGCGTGTTCGGCTCGCGGCGCGGCCCGGTCGCGTCGATCCTCTACGGCGTGATGCTCGGCGGCGCGATCGTGATGACGTTCTCGCTCGAGACGACGCCGCTGCTGAGCGGCGTCGTGGTCGTGATGATGCTCGCGATCATCGGCGTGCACGGCATGCTCTCGGGCGCCGCGAGCATGGACTTCGGCGGCAAGAAGAACGTGGGCGTCGTCGTCGGCATCATCGACGGGCTCGTCTACCTGGGGCAGGGCGTGCAGTACATGACGCTCGGCCACGCGCTGCCGAGCGAGGCGCCGGCGAACGAGGTCCCGTCGAACTGGATCGCGTGGCCGATCTGGATGATCCCGGTGTCGCTGCTCGGTCTCGCGCTCGCGACGCGCGTGTGGAACGCGCGCCCGAAGGGCGCTGCCGCCGGGCACTGA
- a CDS encoding FAD-dependent oxidoreductase gives MTLDVIRTDVAIIGGGLGACAAALAAASLGKRVVLTEATLWHGGQLTNQAVPPDEHPWIEQMGATASYRRLREEIRAYYRSHLPLTRAAREDAQLNPGNGWVSRLCHDPRVAVAALNQMLAPHALGGRLFVLRMHEPISAWTEGDRVVGVVVRGLQSGREVLIEAPYFIDATPEGELLALAGVEHVIGAESRAETGEPHAPEHADPHDQQAITVCFAMEHRAGEHHVIERPRQYDVWRALRPEGWPGSQLSLTTVRPETHEVLERGLFESDDGKPWWTFRRILDHTRFEPGFAASDVTVVNWPQNDYWVGPICGVDAAERARNLEAARELSLSWLYWLQTEAPRPDGGVGYPGLRLRGDVVGGTADGLAPAPYIRESRRIRAELTVVEHHIAHPLRPDGPERFADSVGIGCYRIDLHPSTSGRGYLDLGCWPFQIPLGALIPIRVENLLPGGKNLGVSHIANGAYRVHPVEWSVGEAAGTLAAFCLERGVSPRAVRNTPARLDELQSLLVRRGVELAWPTLAPL, from the coding sequence ATGACGCTCGACGTGATCCGCACCGACGTCGCGATCATCGGCGGCGGGCTCGGCGCGTGCGCCGCGGCGCTCGCGGCAGCGAGCCTCGGCAAGCGCGTCGTGCTGACCGAGGCGACGCTCTGGCACGGCGGGCAGCTGACGAACCAGGCGGTCCCGCCCGACGAGCACCCGTGGATCGAGCAGATGGGCGCGACGGCGTCGTATCGGCGCCTGCGCGAGGAGATCCGCGCGTACTACCGATCGCACCTGCCGCTCACGCGCGCCGCGCGCGAGGACGCGCAGCTGAACCCGGGCAACGGCTGGGTCAGCCGGCTCTGCCACGACCCGCGCGTCGCGGTCGCCGCGCTGAACCAGATGCTCGCGCCGCACGCGCTCGGAGGTCGGCTCTTCGTGCTGCGGATGCACGAGCCGATCAGCGCGTGGACCGAGGGTGATCGCGTCGTGGGCGTGGTCGTGCGCGGGCTGCAGTCGGGGCGCGAGGTGCTGATCGAAGCGCCGTACTTCATCGACGCGACGCCGGAGGGCGAGCTGCTCGCGCTCGCGGGCGTGGAGCACGTGATCGGCGCGGAGTCGCGCGCCGAGACCGGCGAGCCGCACGCGCCCGAGCACGCCGATCCGCACGACCAGCAGGCGATCACGGTGTGCTTCGCGATGGAGCACCGCGCCGGCGAGCATCACGTGATCGAGCGCCCTCGCCAGTACGACGTGTGGCGCGCGCTGCGGCCCGAGGGATGGCCCGGCTCGCAGCTCTCGCTCACGACGGTGAGGCCGGAGACGCACGAGGTGCTCGAGCGCGGTCTCTTCGAGTCCGACGACGGCAAGCCGTGGTGGACGTTCCGGCGCATCCTCGATCACACGCGCTTCGAGCCGGGGTTCGCGGCGAGCGACGTGACGGTCGTGAACTGGCCGCAGAACGACTACTGGGTCGGGCCGATCTGCGGCGTCGACGCGGCCGAGCGCGCGCGCAACCTCGAGGCCGCGCGCGAGCTGAGCCTGAGCTGGCTCTACTGGCTGCAGACCGAGGCGCCGCGTCCCGACGGCGGCGTCGGCTATCCGGGCCTGCGCCTGCGCGGCGACGTGGTCGGCGGCACGGCGGACGGCCTCGCGCCCGCGCCGTACATCCGCGAGTCGCGGCGCATCCGCGCGGAGCTGACGGTCGTCGAGCACCACATCGCGCACCCGCTGCGTCCCGACGGGCCCGAGCGCTTCGCGGACTCGGTGGGCATCGGCTGCTACCGCATCGATCTGCACCCGAGCACGAGCGGGCGCGGCTATCTCGATCTCGGCTGCTGGCCGTTCCAGATCCCGCTCGGCGCGCTGATCCCGATCCGCGTCGAGAACCTCTTGCCCGGCGGGAAGAACCTCGGCGTGAGCCACATCGCGAACGGCGCGTACCGCGTGCACCCGGTGGAGTGGAGCGTCGGCGAGGCCGCGGGGACGCTCGCCGCGTTCTGCCTCGAGCGCGGCGTGTCTCCGCGCGCGGTGCGCAACACGCCCGCGCGCCTCGACGAGCTCCAGTCGCTGCTCGTGAGGCGCGGCGTGGAGCTCGCGTGGCCGACGCTCGCGCCGCTGTGA
- a CDS encoding polysaccharide pyruvyl transferase family protein, protein MLWLARRSSVGRRAARDPCRSGARPAMDKNDANVRIGISGSYGGMNLGDEAILAGIVSQLRASASAEITVFTRNVADTLARHAVDRAVPVRQLTRAEIVPEIRRLDVLVLGGGGILYDRDAEAYLREVFVAHELGVPVMLYAISAGPLVTASSMHAVRAALDRVQAITVRDRLALRLLEDVGVTRPIHLTADPALLLEPEPLPRDALLAEGVDFDRHLVGFSVREPGPAAPDIDPDEYYALLANAADFVVERYDADVVFVAMETTDVTHSHGVVAHMKNAERAEILRRRYSPGQVLDLLGRFDFAIGMRLHFLIFAALRGTPFMALPYASKVSGLLDDLGMDASPLGETGIGQLLARIDRSWDRRGEIRGTIEERIRGLRARAMRTNEHLLGLLQHAPARTTLDQIGVA, encoded by the coding sequence ATGCTATGGCTGGCGCGCAGATCATCTGTTGGTCGGCGCGCGGCGCGAGACCCATGTCGGAGTGGTGCTCGCCCTGCCATGGACAAGAACGACGCGAACGTGCGGATCGGGATCTCCGGATCCTACGGAGGTATGAACCTGGGCGACGAGGCGATCCTCGCCGGCATCGTCTCGCAGCTGCGCGCGAGCGCTTCCGCGGAGATCACGGTGTTCACCCGGAACGTCGCGGACACGCTCGCGCGCCACGCGGTGGACCGCGCGGTGCCGGTGCGGCAGCTGACGCGGGCGGAGATCGTCCCCGAGATCCGCCGGCTCGACGTGCTCGTGCTCGGAGGCGGCGGGATCCTCTACGACCGCGACGCCGAGGCGTACCTGCGCGAGGTGTTCGTCGCGCACGAGCTCGGCGTGCCGGTGATGCTCTACGCGATCAGCGCGGGGCCGCTCGTCACCGCGTCGTCGATGCACGCCGTGAGGGCCGCGCTCGACCGCGTGCAGGCGATCACGGTGCGCGATCGGCTCGCGCTGCGCCTGCTCGAGGACGTCGGCGTGACGAGGCCGATCCACCTGACCGCCGATCCTGCGCTGCTGCTCGAGCCGGAGCCGCTGCCGCGTGACGCGCTCCTGGCCGAAGGCGTCGACTTCGATCGCCACCTCGTCGGCTTCTCGGTGCGCGAGCCCGGCCCGGCAGCGCCCGACATCGATCCCGACGAGTACTACGCGCTCCTGGCGAACGCGGCGGACTTCGTGGTGGAGCGATACGACGCGGACGTCGTGTTCGTCGCGATGGAGACGACCGACGTCACCCACAGCCACGGCGTGGTCGCGCACATGAAGAACGCCGAGCGCGCGGAGATCCTGCGCCGCCGCTACTCGCCGGGGCAGGTGCTCGATCTGCTCGGGCGCTTCGACTTCGCGATCGGCATGCGCCTGCACTTCCTGATCTTCGCGGCGCTCCGCGGCACGCCGTTCATGGCCCTGCCCTACGCGTCGAAGGTGAGCGGCCTGCTCGACGATCTCGGGATGGACGCCTCTCCGCTCGGCGAGACGGGGATCGGCCAGCTCCTCGCGCGGATCGATCGCTCGTGGGATCGCCGCGGCGAGATCCGCGGGACGATCGAAGAGCGCATCCGCGGGCTGCGCGCGCGCGCGATGCGCACGAACGAGCACCTCCTCGGGCTGCTGCAGCACGCGCCTGCGCGCACGACGCTCGACCAGATCGGGGTGGCGTGA
- a CDS encoding LysR family transcriptional regulator has protein sequence MQPWLNYHHLLYFWTIVREGGISAASRKLRLAQPTVSSQLRALEEALGVELFHRERGRLVLTETGAHVYRYADEIFTLGRELQDSLAGKAATRGPRLVVGVADEVPKLIVQVLLQPATELPGPVRLICYEDRQDRLLADLATHSIDVVIAEAPVPADAPVRAHSHLLGESEIAIFGAAALAKRLRRDFPGSLDGMPLLVPIENTITRGVLATWFDEHEVRPVIRAELQDSALLGAFGRTGLGVFAAPLVIAHEVCAQYDVERVGTLEGLRQRYYALTVERRIRHPAVRALTESARSKLFARRAEP, from the coding sequence GTGCAGCCCTGGCTGAACTACCACCACCTCCTCTACTTCTGGACGATCGTCCGAGAGGGCGGGATCTCCGCCGCGAGCCGCAAGCTGCGCCTCGCGCAGCCGACGGTGAGCAGCCAGCTGCGCGCGCTCGAGGAGGCGCTCGGCGTGGAGCTCTTCCATCGCGAGCGCGGGCGGCTGGTGCTCACCGAGACGGGCGCCCACGTCTATCGCTACGCCGACGAGATCTTCACGCTCGGCCGCGAGCTGCAGGACTCGCTCGCCGGGAAGGCGGCGACGCGTGGACCGCGCCTCGTGGTCGGCGTCGCCGACGAGGTGCCGAAGCTGATCGTCCAGGTGCTGCTGCAGCCGGCGACGGAGCTGCCCGGTCCGGTGCGCTTGATCTGCTACGAGGACCGCCAGGATCGACTGCTCGCGGATCTCGCGACGCACTCGATCGACGTGGTCATCGCGGAGGCGCCGGTGCCCGCCGACGCGCCGGTGCGTGCGCACAGCCACCTGCTCGGCGAGTCCGAGATCGCGATCTTCGGCGCGGCTGCGCTCGCGAAGCGGCTCCGCCGAGACTTCCCTGGGTCGCTCGACGGCATGCCCTTGCTCGTGCCGATCGAGAACACGATCACGCGCGGCGTGCTCGCGACGTGGTTCGACGAGCACGAGGTGCGGCCGGTGATCCGCGCCGAGCTCCAGGACAGCGCGCTCCTCGGCGCGTTCGGACGCACCGGGCTCGGCGTGTTCGCCGCTCCGCTCGTGATCGCGCACGAGGTCTGCGCGCAGTACGACGTCGAGCGCGTCGGCACGCTCGAGGGCCTGCGGCAGCGCTACTACGCGCTCACGGTCGAGCGACGCATCCGTCACCCGGCGGTCCGCGCGCTCACGGAGAGCGCGCGCTCGAAGCTCTTCGCGCGGCGCGCCGAGCCATAG
- a CDS encoding glycerophosphodiester phosphodiesterase: MHTHRSPLALVLVLSVACASGGGERTDSGAGEEDAPASSSIDAPIVEGEPRADHRRPSWTWSVPEGATAFRLRIDGGLWGDVPVATTTYTAITDLVDGRHTFEVQARDAMGAYGPSGRFETDVAVREGGGWWRQDRAMATTPYGHVAAISAHNAYEDGLATAEENLTATLARMHAAQDAGADLVELDLVDGGELVLIDHDDTGATARASLADVLDDAALREGDQVLFLEIKERTASEPFVRRLLDVIAAQRADFARAGRHVVVRAFHSVRAHLDTARALLDSDEYALLRPYVRLSVLFERNAATAELVSAAASSGYDMVELEHTTRELMTHVVRARALGLGVNVFTVPVAFGEVFVANARERVDAITVDYPVASARAVVEDDNALFFVDASRASDASTTTIPWYRADTTEHALAVGRDGAPLLRIGASSDPLAFGHLVFESSATRAAPLYDADARAGEGVLLATVVRFARTTIADGTTTSVIAKSDTGAWALELFDAAGEPGTVLRFGAYVGGAYQYASAPASAITTTRAHFVTCAYDGDGGVRMWIDNDDTAVTVVTTTGEVANNDVPATLGADPQADGTTRFHFDGAIQMAMLQAWGAH, encoded by the coding sequence GTGCACACGCATCGCTCTCCGCTCGCGCTCGTGCTGGTGCTCTCGGTCGCCTGCGCGAGCGGCGGCGGAGAGCGCACCGACTCCGGGGCCGGCGAGGAGGACGCGCCCGCGTCGAGCTCGATCGACGCGCCGATCGTCGAAGGCGAGCCGCGCGCCGATCATCGCCGTCCGAGCTGGACGTGGTCGGTGCCCGAGGGCGCGACCGCGTTCCGGCTGCGCATCGACGGCGGCCTCTGGGGCGACGTGCCGGTCGCGACGACGACCTACACGGCGATCACCGATCTCGTCGACGGCCGGCACACGTTCGAGGTGCAGGCGCGCGACGCGATGGGCGCGTACGGCCCGTCGGGCAGGTTCGAGACCGACGTCGCGGTGCGCGAGGGCGGCGGGTGGTGGCGCCAGGATCGCGCGATGGCGACGACGCCGTACGGCCACGTCGCCGCGATCTCGGCGCACAACGCGTACGAGGACGGGCTCGCGACCGCGGAGGAGAACCTCACGGCCACGCTCGCGCGCATGCACGCGGCGCAGGACGCGGGCGCGGATCTCGTCGAGCTCGATCTCGTCGACGGTGGAGAGCTCGTCCTGATCGATCACGACGACACCGGCGCGACCGCGCGCGCGTCGCTCGCCGACGTGCTCGACGACGCGGCGCTGCGCGAGGGCGACCAAGTGCTCTTCCTCGAGATCAAGGAGCGCACCGCGAGCGAGCCCTTCGTGCGCAGGTTGCTCGACGTGATCGCGGCCCAGCGCGCGGACTTCGCGCGCGCCGGGCGGCACGTGGTGGTGCGCGCGTTCCACTCGGTGCGCGCGCACCTCGACACGGCGCGCGCGCTGCTCGACTCCGACGAGTACGCGCTGCTGCGGCCCTACGTGCGGCTGAGCGTGTTGTTCGAGCGCAACGCGGCGACGGCCGAGCTCGTGAGCGCGGCGGCGAGCAGCGGGTACGACATGGTCGAGCTCGAGCACACGACGCGCGAGCTGATGACGCACGTGGTGCGGGCGCGCGCGCTCGGGCTCGGCGTGAACGTCTTCACCGTGCCGGTCGCGTTCGGCGAGGTGTTCGTGGCGAACGCGCGCGAGCGTGTCGACGCGATCACGGTGGACTATCCGGTCGCGTCGGCGCGCGCGGTCGTCGAGGACGACAACGCGCTCTTCTTCGTCGACGCGTCGCGCGCGAGCGATGCGAGCACCACGACGATCCCGTGGTACCGCGCCGACACGACGGAGCACGCGCTCGCGGTCGGCCGGGACGGCGCGCCGCTGCTGCGGATCGGGGCGTCGAGCGATCCGCTCGCGTTCGGGCACCTCGTGTTCGAGTCGAGCGCGACGCGCGCGGCGCCGCTCTACGACGCCGATGCGCGCGCGGGCGAGGGCGTGCTGCTCGCGACGGTGGTGCGCTTCGCCAGGACGACGATCGCCGATGGGACGACGACGAGCGTGATCGCGAAGAGCGACACCGGCGCGTGGGCGCTCGAGCTGTTCGACGCGGCGGGCGAGCCGGGCACCGTGCTGCGCTTCGGCGCGTACGTCGGCGGCGCGTACCAGTACGCGAGCGCGCCCGCGAGCGCGATCACGACGACGCGCGCGCACTTCGTCACGTGCGCGTACGACGGCGACGGCGGCGTGCGCATGTGGATCGACAACGACGACACCGCGGTGACGGTGGTGACCACGACCGGCGAGGTCGCGAACAACGACGTGCCCGCGACGCTCGGCGCCGATCCGCAGGCGGACGGCACGACGCGCTTCCACTTCGACGGCGCGATCCAGATGGCGATGCTGCAGGCGTGGGGCGCGCACTGA
- a CDS encoding methanobactin export MATE transporter MbnM: MRRTSASRWAIVMCCALGACQPSRGTVDASHGHHDHDHGEIPVEPLDGGPEIDAAAIDAGPQGWVWRLPRGLPVPRVPEDNPMSASKVELGRHLFYDTRLSGNRTQSCASCHEQARAFTDGRAFSIGSTGERTPRSSMTLANVAYATTLTWANPLLLELEAQALVPLFGREPVELGLAGMERELLERLRAEARYRELFPLAFPDESDPFTVANVTRALAAFQRTLVSGRSAYDRFLYGGEPDALSESARRGLALFSSERLECFHCHQGFNFADAVMWEGSGSREVRFHNTGLYNVGGTGAYPEGGTGVHEISGRADDMGRFRAPTLRNIAVTAPYMHDGSIATLDEVIDHYAAGGRTIAEGPYAGVGSASPLKSGLVVGFELTPDERRDLIAFLESLTDESFLTDPALADPWSTSRGE; this comes from the coding sequence ATGCGACGCACGAGCGCATCGAGGTGGGCGATCGTGATGTGCTGCGCGCTCGGCGCGTGTCAGCCGTCGCGCGGGACGGTCGACGCGTCGCACGGGCATCACGACCACGATCACGGCGAGATCCCCGTCGAGCCGCTCGATGGCGGTCCCGAGATCGACGCGGCCGCGATCGACGCGGGCCCGCAGGGCTGGGTCTGGCGCTTGCCGCGCGGGCTGCCGGTCCCGCGGGTGCCCGAGGACAATCCGATGTCGGCCTCGAAGGTCGAGCTCGGGCGGCACCTCTTCTACGACACGCGCCTGAGCGGGAACCGGACGCAGTCGTGCGCGTCGTGCCACGAGCAGGCGCGCGCCTTCACCGACGGGCGCGCGTTCTCGATCGGCTCGACCGGAGAGCGCACGCCGCGCAGCTCGATGACGCTCGCGAACGTCGCGTACGCGACGACGCTGACGTGGGCGAACCCGCTCTTGCTGGAGCTCGAGGCGCAGGCGCTCGTGCCGCTCTTCGGGCGCGAGCCCGTCGAGCTCGGGCTCGCGGGGATGGAGCGCGAGCTGCTCGAGCGGCTGCGCGCGGAGGCGCGCTATCGGGAGCTCTTCCCGCTCGCGTTCCCCGACGAGTCGGACCCGTTCACCGTCGCGAACGTCACGCGCGCGCTCGCGGCCTTCCAGCGCACGCTCGTCTCGGGTCGCTCGGCGTACGATCGCTTCCTCTACGGCGGCGAGCCCGACGCGCTCTCCGAGAGCGCGCGGCGCGGGCTGGCGCTGTTCAGCTCGGAGCGCCTCGAGTGCTTCCACTGCCACCAGGGCTTCAACTTCGCCGACGCGGTGATGTGGGAAGGCAGCGGCTCGCGCGAGGTCCGCTTCCACAACACGGGGCTCTACAACGTCGGCGGGACCGGCGCGTACCCCGAGGGCGGCACCGGCGTGCACGAGATCAGCGGGCGCGCCGACGACATGGGCCGCTTCCGCGCGCCGACGCTGCGCAACATCGCGGTGACCGCGCCGTACATGCACGACGGGAGCATCGCGACGCTCGACGAGGTGATCGATCACTACGCCGCGGGCGGGCGCACCATCGCGGAGGGTCCGTACGCGGGCGTGGGGAGCGCGAGCCCGCTCAAGAGCGGGCTCGTCGTCGGGTTCGAGCTCACGCCCGACGAGCGCCGTGATCTGATCGCGTTCCTCGAGAGCCTGACCGACGAGTCGTTCCTCACGGACCCCGCGCTCGCGGATCCGTGGTCGACGTCGCGCGGCGAGTGA
- a CDS encoding MbnP family copper-binding protein, producing MHDRFLRPRLLSALLVTITTAACGDDAPADRNACDFVSEACHDVAPGDPAIAECDELGHAGVVTACEARLASCLALCAPQTDAGSGDAGAPTDAYVPSDAGPRDVVVRFVPRVGSEAFDCESTYTMGSPAVLASPVDFRFYVHDVRLVDARGEEVALAMSEDDFQHMGVALIDFEDATGTCDSGDAETRDTIRGTVPAGDYVGLRFRIGVPFALNHADLTSLPSPLNRTSLFWSWRGGHLFFSGVTRTAGDAPNTHFTHVGSTMCSGDPAMGMPVTGCARPNRPSIDLDGFDPESDAIIVDLAEVKADVDVATGAGCHSFTDACAFPFDALGLNWSTGSETPSTQTVFRVE from the coding sequence ATGCACGACCGCTTCCTTCGTCCACGGCTCCTCTCCGCGCTCCTCGTCACGATCACCACCGCAGCGTGCGGCGACGACGCGCCCGCGGATCGCAACGCGTGCGACTTCGTCTCCGAGGCCTGTCACGACGTCGCGCCCGGTGACCCGGCGATCGCCGAGTGCGACGAGCTCGGGCACGCGGGCGTCGTCACCGCGTGCGAGGCGCGCCTCGCGTCGTGCCTCGCGCTCTGCGCGCCGCAGACCGACGCCGGCTCGGGCGATGCGGGCGCTCCGACCGACGCGTACGTGCCGAGCGATGCGGGGCCTCGGGACGTCGTCGTGCGCTTCGTCCCGCGCGTGGGCAGCGAGGCGTTCGACTGCGAGTCGACGTACACGATGGGCTCGCCCGCGGTGCTCGCGAGCCCCGTCGACTTCCGCTTCTACGTGCACGACGTGCGGCTCGTCGACGCGCGCGGCGAGGAGGTCGCGCTCGCGATGTCCGAGGACGACTTCCAGCACATGGGCGTCGCGCTGATCGACTTCGAGGACGCGACCGGCACGTGTGACAGCGGCGACGCCGAGACGCGCGACACGATCCGCGGCACCGTGCCCGCGGGCGACTACGTCGGCCTCCGCTTCCGCATCGGCGTGCCGTTCGCGCTGAACCACGCCGACCTCACGTCGCTCCCTTCGCCGCTGAACCGCACGAGCCTCTTCTGGAGCTGGCGCGGCGGGCACCTCTTCTTCTCGGGCGTGACGCGCACGGCCGGGGACGCACCGAACACGCACTTCACGCACGTCGGCTCGACGATGTGCAGCGGCGATCCCGCGATGGGCATGCCGGTGACGGGCTGCGCGCGGCCCAACCGTCCGAGCATCGACCTCGACGGATTCGATCCCGAGAGCGACGCGATCATCGTCGATCTCGCGGAGGTGAAGGCGGACGTCGACGTCGCGACCGGCGCCGGCTGCCACTCGTTCACCGACGCGTGCGCGTTCCCGTTCGACGCGCTCGGGCTGAACTGGTCGACGGGCAGCGAGACGCCGAGCACGCAGACCGTCTTCCGCGTGGAGTGA
- a CDS encoding response regulator → MADTREIDLQLEAPEDVVTAPSVADRLVADEAVTAEVVAKMPRESGVLVVEDDPDTQWRLARMLTVHGARVVGTSSGEAALAVIAQWPADLVLIDQGLPGISGLEVARRIRQEHPGIPVVLMSSEESHDLRLAAKVAGAALMLIKPFRVEVLFELLQRLTSAGAELVEELVDGGDGELAPAE, encoded by the coding sequence ATGGCCGACACGCGCGAGATCGATCTCCAGCTCGAAGCACCCGAAGACGTCGTGACCGCTCCGTCGGTCGCGGACAGGTTGGTCGCGGACGAGGCCGTCACGGCCGAGGTGGTCGCCAAAATGCCGCGCGAGAGCGGCGTCCTGGTGGTCGAGGACGACCCCGACACCCAATGGCGCCTCGCGAGGATGCTGACGGTGCACGGCGCGCGCGTCGTGGGCACCAGCTCCGGCGAGGCCGCGCTCGCGGTGATCGCGCAGTGGCCTGCGGACCTCGTGCTGATCGATCAGGGGCTGCCCGGCATCAGCGGGCTCGAGGTCGCGCGACGCATCCGCCAGGAGCACCCCGGCATCCCGGTCGTGCTGATGAGCAGCGAGGAGAGCCACGACCTGCGGCTCGCCGCGAAGGTCGCGGGCGCGGCGCTGATGTTGATCAAGCCGTTCCGCGTCGAGGTCCTGTTCGAGCTGCTGCAGCGGCTGACGAGCGCGGGCGCGGAGCTGGTGGAAGAGCTGGTCGACGGCGGCGACGGCGAGCTCGCCCCCGCCGAGTGA